The genome window CTTGCGTGCTATAAACGCGATAGTAGTAATAACCTGAACCGGCTTGATAACTGATGGATTCGCTAGAATCTCCGCTATTAGAAACACGGATCCGAACCCAGTTACGACCATTCCACTTGTAGAGGTATAAATCAAAGTTAGCGTTTTCAGGCCCTTCCAGTGTCGCCGTTAACGTACCACCGTTGTATTGGAAGTAGTTCCCGTTTGGCTCAACAACACTGCCGCCAGAACTAGAGATAACTCCCTGATAAACATCACCTCCTCCCGTTAACTGAATCGTGGCGTAGGCAGACGCTTTACCTCTACCTCCGCATTCATTGATAGCAATAATACGCGCGTAGGCTGTCCGCTCACTGACGCCTGTAACGGTAAAAGTGGTTTCAGTGGTGGTTTGGTAGTTCAGCCATTCACTTCCACTCCAGGTTTGCACCTGGTAAGAAGCTGCACCATTCACTGAGCCCCATGAAAGGGTATATGCCGCACCACCAACATCGGTGACAGTGGGTCGATTTGTGGCAGGCAGTTCATCACAGGGTTCAACAACAAGATTGATCGTCACATAACCAGATGCATCACTGAGCGAGCCACAATTGCTTGCCGCAATAACACGGAGATAGACGACGGCATCCGTCTCATCGTTTACCGTCAATTGAGTCTCTGTGACGCTCCTAAAATCTTGCCACTGCTTGGCTGTATCGTTCCAACGCTGCACTTGATACAACCCTGCGCCATTAACGGCGTTCCAAGAAATGGTATAGGAGTTTGCGCCCACATTACTTGCAACCGGTGTTGATGGCTTCACTGGTGCGGTACATGGTTCACCGCTCAAATCGACTTCAACATAGGCTGAAGCTGTCCCTCGTTCAGCACAGCTATTCACACCAATAACACGTGCATATGACATCGCCTGCTCATCAGAAATAGTCGCTGTCATTAGTTCGGTTACTGAGTAGTCTTGCCACTCATCGCCTTCCTTCCAGGTTTGAACTTGATAGGTTTCGGCGTTAGCAGCGGCGCTCCAACTGATTGTGTATGTATTCGTATCGATGACATCAGCAGTTGGCTGATTCGGCGTGGCAGGTATTTGGCACTGACTTCCACCATCGGAATCAATAGCAAAGTCATTCGCGCTGACCGCAAAAAACACGTTATCACTACAGCTTACTTTGACACGAGCAGCTGACACTTTCTGGTTGGGAAATACCACTGATGCGCTGCCACTATTCGCAACGCCCGAAGCCAACGTCTGACTGAACGTTGCACCACCATTGGTAGACAAGGCGATATCAACACTTGCACAACTGATAGGTGCGCCCGACGTACCCGCCGTATTCCAGGTAATATCACGAGTACCCGCAGCCACGCTCTCTCCGCCGTTGGGATAGGTCATGGCAAAGGCTGCACCGGTATTTTTAACCGTCACCTTCGTTGTGTCGTAATGTGTGCCCCCTTTGCCATCTCGCACGATCAAACGGAATGTCATATCGCGATTGGCTGTAGGGTAAGACTCCCCAAGTACCGTTGAACCGTCCAACACATCCTGCATTCTCGGGAAGGTTCTTGATGGTTCATTCGTTGGTTTCCAGGCCCGGAAGATCGTCCGCTGACCATCATCACGAATATCACTGGCATCATCTTCACGCGGCCCCAGATCAAATTGTTGCCACTCATAAGTGAGCGTGTCACTCTCGCCATCAGACGCCGAGCCAGTCAAGGTAAACGGTGTATTCGCAGGAATAGTGTAGTTGGCGCCTGCGTTAACTAAAGGCACAGAATTACCTGTCGATGAGTTCTGTGAGCAATTGCCGCCACTGGCAATGTAGCTACGGATTTGATCCAGTGAACGCGAATGGAAAAACGGATCTGAATTGTTTTGTGTATTAATGCCGCTACAGATACCGGCATAGCCCATGATCGTGCTACCACTGCCCGGCTCATAAGCGCTGCCACTCGCACGGTTACCGTTACATGACCCCCTGTAACCATTAAACGTATGGTCGCCACCAAACTGGTGACCAATTTCGTGAGCAACGTAATCTACGTGAAAAGAGTCATTAACCGGATACCCACTGCCTGTGGTTCCGCCCGCTTTATAACTGGAACACACCGCTCCCAAATAGGCTAACCCACCACTACCCGTTGTCACAACGTGGCCGATATCATAGGCGTTAGATCCAATACGACTATTGATAGCACTGGCGTTACGATCAATATCGCCGCCATCATTACTAAATGGATCGGTACTGGGGTTTGTGAAAATAAGCTGGTCATTCTCAGGGACCAGTGTCAAATGAATACCGAGTTCAGACATATAGATGCCATCCACCCGGTTGATCATGGTGACGACAGCAGCTAAGCCGCTTTCAACAGTACCCCCATGAAACTGCGTGTACTCGCCGTTAGCCGATACAGCAATACGATATGTTCGTTTTAATACTGCATCTCCCGCCGCGGCAGCTACCACGATTTGCTCTGCACGTTCAGCAAGAGGGATCAAACGTGGTGCATGACGATCTTGTTTCACCTGCTCAGACAGAGGTAACGCATCCGTGCGTCGATAAGAAATATATTCACGTTTATTACTACGATATTCAGGATCAATAAATAACACATCACCATCACGTACTAGCATGCCGTGAAAACCGGAAGGTGTGATTTCAAAACGCGCCCAATTATCAGGTTCACCAGACTCAACGCCGGTAAAAGTCCGCATATTAGGAAACTTTTTGCGGAGTGACTCAGGTAAAACATCTGAAGGAGTCAAAATAAAGTCTGAGAAGGTGCCATCTGGTAAAGGCAATGTAATGACAGTGTCGCCATCAACGTTTAACAGTAAATCACTCAATGCATCAATATCGACAGCATAACGACTACCGTCACTTGAGCGGCTAGCCAACTCAGTCATTTCAACTTTTACTCGCTTTGCCTTAGTGATCGGTTGCCAATCACTAAACTGACTTGCGTGTGCGAGTGAGGAGGATAGGCCAAACGCCAACAGCATCCCCGCATAAAGTTTTTTCATAAATAGACCCTACATTTAATTAGAAATTATTTATCTGGCAATATAAATACGAAAACTAATTTAGAATAAGTATTAATATATTTAAACGAATCCAGATAAACATAATTCTTTCTTATTAAAAACATTCGGTCAACATAAAGCTAACAGAACAAAAACAACAAGTTACCCTAATACAGAGAGTGCTTTAAATAGGATAAATTAAATAACAAGAATAAGATTTAGGGTGAGAGTAAGAAATAAAAATCTAAACAAGTAAAATTAAATACAAAAGCTTAACTCTAAACTTTTCCAAAAGAAATAACGCCAAAAGTATTTGGCGTTATTTCTAATAAACATAATCTCTGTATCTACTAATCTAGAGTCAAGTTGGCGTTATACTGCTTCAGCATAAGACTCTCGCAGTTGCTCTGCTGCCTGCACCATATTTTTAAGTGCTGGCTTCACCTCTTCCCAGCGCCGAGTTTTAAGACCACAATCAGGATTTACCCACAACCGTTCAGCTGGGATCCGCTCTGCCGCTAGCTGCATCAATTCAACCATCTGTTCGGCACTCGGTACATTTGGCGAATGAATGTCGTAAACACCGGGACCGATCTGGTTGGGATAACTGAACTGATCAAAGGCATCCAGTAACACCATATCGGAACGCGATGTTTCAATGGTGATGACATCGGCGTCCATCGCCGCAATAGCAGGCATGATGTCATTGAAGTCCGAGTAACACATATGGGTATGGATCTGCGTACTGTCGGCCACGCCGTTCGCAGCCAAACGGAAGCTACCGACAGCCCAATCTAAATAGTACTGCCACTCACTGCGCCGCAGCGGTAAGCCTTCTCGCAATGCCGCTTCATCGATCTGAATAATGTTCACACCGGCAGCTTCCAGCGCTTGCACCTCATCACGAATAGCCAATGCCAGCTGACGACAGGTTTGTTCACGAGATTGATCATCCCTGACGAATGACCAGTTAAGCATAGTGACGGGACCTGTAAGCATGCCTTTCATTGGCTTGTTCGTTAGTGAACGGGCGTAGCTTGTCCAATCAACAGTCAGTGCTTGAGTACGGGCAATGTCACCGTAAATAATGGGCGGTTTTACACAACGGGAGCCGTAAGACTGAACCCAGCCATATTTCGAAAAGCCATAACCGGAAAGCTGCTCACCGAAGTACTCCACCATGTCATTTCGTTCAGGCTCTCCGTGCACAAACACATCCAACCCCAACGCTTCTTGTTCAGCCACACAAGCGGCTATCTCTTGTTGTACCTTGGTTTTGTAGTCTTGCTCTGTCAGATCACCCGCTTTGAACTGGCGGCGAATAGCGCGGATCTCTGCGGTTTGCGGAAAAGAGCCGATGGTGGTCGTAGGGAATAACGGTAGATCCAACGCTTTTTTCTGCTGTGCCGCACGGGCAGTGTAGCCAGAATAGCGCTCCGCATCAGACTCATTAACCCCCTGCAGGCGTCGCTGCACCGCGTCACAGTGAACTAAATCAGACTGGCGGCGACTGTCGATAGCCAGCTGATTTTCCTTCAACTGACGTGCCACTTTGTCTTCGCCATCAGTTAACGCAACAGCAAGTAGATTCAACTCCTCCAGCTTTTGTTGCGCAAATGCCAGCCACGAGCGCAAAGTAGGATCCATCGCCGCTTCGGTACTCAGATCAACCGGAACATGCAATAGCGAACAGGAGGGTGCTAACCACAAACGTCCTTTTAATTGCTGATAAATAGGTTGTAGCCAGTTCAACGTCTGCTTCAAATCGGTCTTCCAGACATTGCGGCCGTTAATCACCCCCACCGATAAAACTTGATCGTTGGTTAGGCGTTGCACCAACCCATCGACTTCATCACCACAAGCCAAGCCATCGACATGCAGCCCTGCAACGGGCAGCGATGCCGCCAGTGCCAAATTGTCTTTAAGCGCACCAAAGTAAGTAGCCAGCAACACGTTCGCTGGAGAAGCCGCCAAAGCAGCATAACTTTGCTGCAACGCCTGCTGCCAATCGAGATCAAGCTCGGTCACCAGGATCGGTTCATCTATCTGAACCCAACTCACCCCTGCTTCAAACAACAAATTCAGCAGGGCCAGATATTGCGGCAGCAATTTACTCAGCAATGACAACTTATCGGTATCGTCTTTAACTTTACTCAGCCAAAGATAGGTAACTGGGCCGATAATTACCGGCTTGGCACGATAACCAGCGGCCTGCGCTTCCTTAACCTGTTGCAACAAGCGTTCAGGATCCAACGAAAACGCAGTATCACCATCAATTTCGGGCACAATATAGTGATAATTGGTATCAAACCATTTGGTCATTTCGCCTGCTCGAACGCAGCTACAATCGCTGTCACCTGCCGTTCTGCCGCGTGCAATACGAAAATACTTATCCAGCGCAGAGCCTTGGCTTTGCTGCACCCGCGCAGGCAGATGACCAAGCATCACACTCATGTCCAATACCTGATCATAGAACGAGAAATCCCCCACAGGCACAAAGCTCAACTTACTCTGATGCTGCCAGTGTCGGATCCGCAGTTGGCGACCAGTATCCGTTAAATCCTTCGCAGAACTCTCACCGCGCCAAAAAGATTCAAGTGCGAACTTGAGCTCGCGATGGCTGCCGATACGAGGAAAGCCGAGGTTATGAGTGGTGATCATGAGTTGTCTCCAGCAATATTCATTTGATAGACGTATGCTAGAGCCTTGCAATGGTGAGGAATATTGATAATTTATTATCAATAGATGAATTTAATTCATAAAAAGGATCGCAACCATGCTTGACCGGCATCACCTGAACATCCTCCGCGCGATCGATCAGCATGGCACCCTCACAGAGGCAGCCATACAGCTATGCCTGACACAATCAGCCCTGACTCACGCGATCAAAAAACTGGAACAAAAAACCGGTGTCACGCTGTGGCAAAAGCACGGGCGACGCTTACAGTTAACCGAAGCGGGAAGTTATTTGCTGTCACTCGCCAATCGCTTGCTACCGCAGTTCGAGCATGCTGAACGCACACTGCAGCAGTTTGCCGACGGTCAGCGTGGCAGCCTGCGCATCGGGATGGAGTGCCACCCTTGCTATCGCTGGCTACTTAAAGTCGTCTCGCCTTACATGCAGCGTTGGCCTGATGTCGATCTGGATGTACGCCAGGAATTTCAGTTCGGCGGTATCAGCGCACTGTTCTCTCATGATATCGATCTGCTTATTACCCCCGATCCGATCCAGCGAAAGGGCGTCTTATTTAGCCCTGTATTTGAATATGAGCAGGTCTTAGTGGTGCATAAGGACAATCCATTAAGTAGTGTTACGCAGCTTACGCCAGAGATGCTAAGCGACCAGACGCTAATTACTTACCCGGTAGCAAAAGAGCGTTTAGATATCTTCAGCCAGTTTCTCCAACCCGCGCAAGTGATGCCGAAACAACATAAGACCGTCGAAACCGCCGACATCATGTTGCAGATGGTGGCTGCGGGGCGAGCAGTGTCTGCCCTGCCCGCATGGTTATTTGAAGAAACCGCACAAGGCCTGCCTATCGAAGCGATCAGCATTGGTCAACAAGGGATCCATAAACAAATAGCCGTGGGCATAAGACAAAGCGATGCCGATCTCACCCACCTGAAGAGCTTTGTTGAACTGGCTCGTCAAACCAAACGATAAAACATCAGCCTATTGCGACAGATCAAACTAACCGATGAGTTACCTTGACGGACACTCAAAACAAGTTAATGATAATCATTATCATTCGTATCTTTCTGTTTTTTAGATCGTTGGTTCGCGTAAATCCGACACATAGGGGCTCATTATGTATCTCTCTCAACCTGCTCAACCCTCTCTTCCAGCGGCAGTGCTTCAAGGTGAAGATAAAGATGCACAAGCTGCATTAGAAAACTGGCTTGCAACGCAACCGCTCCATCCAGGTGAGACCTCTGAACTTATGTGGTTTATTCATCTGGAGCGAATCAGCCAACTGATGCACGTGCTTACTGATGAGCAACTAGAGCACGAGCGCAGAGCTATCTGCCTACACTACGCATTCAAGCCACTGCTCGCACTGCGTGAACAAGCCAACAGCGAGATCCAGAAAAGCTACGTCAATGAACTGATGATGAACCTGATGGCGAAAGGTCGTTATTTGCATCGGCAGTGTTGAATTGCATGAACTTTTCTAACAATAAAATCAAAGCGTCAAATACAAAAAAGCCAGCGCTGAATAAACGCTGGCTTAATCAAACACCGCCAGTTTAGGCTAGGATGTTAAGCATTATAACAAACCGCGACGCTCTAACAGCGCTGCTGTTTTAGGGGCTTCACCACGGAACGCTTTGTAAGTTTCCATAGGATCGATGCTATTACCGACCGACAACACATGTTTGCGGAATTTATCACCACTGGCGCGGTTTAAACCACCGCTGCGCTGAGTATACGCAAACGCGTCAGCTGCCAGGATCTCACTCCACATATAGGCGTAATAGCTAGCGGAATAGCCGCCAGGGAACGCATGGGAGAAGTAACCCGAACGGTAGCGTGGCAATACATAATCCAGCTTAACGCCATTCTTTGCCAACGCGTCCGCTTCAAACGCGGCGACATCTTCCACCTTGCTGTCAACGGCTAATGAATGCCACTCCATATCCAGCAAGGCCGCGGCCATGTACTCCATGGTGTCGTAACCCTGATTAAAGCTGCGTGACGCTAGCACTTTATCCAACAAGGCTTTTGGCATCGGCTCACCAGTTTTATAGTGACGAGCATAGTTCGCCAGTACCTCTGGATTTGCTGCCCAATCTTCCTGATAGGTGGATGGGAACTCAACAAAGTCACGGCTCACTGAGGTGCCAGACAAGCTTGGGTATTTCACATCAGAGAACATACCGTGCAAGCCATGGCCCAGTTCATGGAACATGGTGGTTGCATGATCATAACTCACCAACGTTGGCTGCCCCGCGGCCGCTTTATCAATGTTCATCACGTTAACAATGACCGGCTTTGCTTCGAGCAAACCGCTTTGTTTCACAAAGGCGCTCATCCAGGCACCGCCACGTTTACCTTCACGGGCAAAATAGTCACCATAGAAGATAGCTAGGCTGCTACCGTCATCATCAAAGACTTCATACGCCAGCACATCTTCATGGTAAACAGGCAGATCTGGACGTGGCTTAAACGTCACCCCAAACAGCTTGTTCATGGTGAAGAACACGCCCTGTTCCAGTACGCTCTTGAATTCGAAGTAAGCTTTCACCTCTGATTCATCCAGCGCAAAACGCTCGGCACGCACCTGATTGGCGTAATACGCCCAATCCCACGGCTGCAGCTTAAATGTTTCGCCTTTAGCAACGATCATTTGTTGGATCGCTTCAGCTTCACGCTCAACATTGGCAGCCACTTTTGGCACCATCGAGCTGAACATGTCACGTACCGCCTGTGGCGTTTTAGCCATGGCAGGCGCTAAACGGTAATCCGCCCAGGTGTCAAAACCGAGCAATTTAGCCTTTTCAGCACGTAATGCGGTTAACTGCTGTACCAATGGATAAGTGGCATTCTCACCCGCGATACCGCGATTAACAGACGCCTGCCATACTCGCTCACGCAACGCACGATTATCCATATTGGTCAGGATCGGCTGGCGTGTCGTATTGGTAATGTAAATCAGGTACTTGCCGTCTAAACCTTTCTCATCAGCCGCCGCTTTGAGCATGGCGATTTGGCCTTCGCTCAACCCCGCCAGCTCGTCCACACTATCAACAACCACAGCGGTTTCATCACGCTGTGCCATCAGCATTTGGCGGAAGTTGTTAGTCAGGGTCGCTTCCTGTTCGTTCAGATCACGGATCTGCTGCTGTTGCGCATCGTTAAGCTGCGCCCCAGCCATCACGAAATCACGGTGATAAACTTCTAACAGACGTAACGATTCTGCATCTAAACCGAGGCTTTCTCGCTGTTGATACAGTGCGTCAACGCGCTTAAACAGCGCCTTATTGAGATAGATATCATCGCGATGGGCAGCCATCTTAGGCGCTAACTCACCTTGTATGGCACGAATGGTTTCGTTGCTGCTGGAGCCTGCCAAGTTATAAAACACTAGAGAAGCGCGATTGAGCAACGCACCGGTTTTTTCTAGTGCCACCAAGGTATTATCAAATGTGGCAGGCTCAGGGTTATTGGCTATGGCATCAACTTCTTGCAACTGCTCTGCCATACCTGCCACTAACGCTGGCTTAAAATGCTCGTTTTTTATCTGATCAAATTGTGGCGCTTGGTACTGCAGTGGGCTGATCGACATCAGCGGGTTAGATTCCACCACTCCGGCAACCTGTTCGGCTACTTCGAC of Corallincola holothuriorum contains these proteins:
- a CDS encoding reprolysin-like metallopeptidase, with amino-acid sequence MKKLYAGMLLAFGLSSSLAHASQFSDWQPITKAKRVKVEMTELASRSSDGSRYAVDIDALSDLLLNVDGDTVITLPLPDGTFSDFILTPSDVLPESLRKKFPNMRTFTGVESGEPDNWARFEITPSGFHGMLVRDGDVLFIDPEYRSNKREYISYRRTDALPLSEQVKQDRHAPRLIPLAERAEQIVVAAAAGDAVLKRTYRIAVSANGEYTQFHGGTVESGLAAVVTMINRVDGIYMSELGIHLTLVPENDQLIFTNPSTDPFSNDGGDIDRNASAINSRIGSNAYDIGHVVTTGSGGLAYLGAVCSSYKAGGTTGSGYPVNDSFHVDYVAHEIGHQFGGDHTFNGYRGSCNGNRASGSAYEPGSGSTIMGYAGICSGINTQNNSDPFFHSRSLDQIRSYIASGGNCSQNSSTGNSVPLVNAGANYTIPANTPFTLTGSASDGESDTLTYEWQQFDLGPREDDASDIRDDGQRTIFRAWKPTNEPSRTFPRMQDVLDGSTVLGESYPTANRDMTFRLIVRDGKGGTHYDTTKVTVKNTGAAFAMTYPNGGESVAAGTRDITWNTAGTSGAPISCASVDIALSTNGGATFSQTLASGVANSGSASVVFPNQKVSAARVKVSCSDNVFFAVSANDFAIDSDGGSQCQIPATPNQPTADVIDTNTYTISWSAAANAETYQVQTWKEGDEWQDYSVTELMTATISDEQAMSYARVIGVNSCAERGTASAYVEVDLSGEPCTAPVKPSTPVASNVGANSYTISWNAVNGAGLYQVQRWNDTAKQWQDFRSVTETQLTVNDETDAVVYLRVIAASNCGSLSDASGYVTINLVVEPCDELPATNRPTVTDVGGAAYTLSWGSVNGAASYQVQTWSGSEWLNYQTTTETTFTVTGVSERTAYARIIAINECGGRGKASAYATIQLTGGGDVYQGVISSSGGSVVEPNGNYFQYNGGTLTATLEGPENANFDLYLYKWNGRNWVRIRVSNSGDSSESISYQAGSGYYYYRVYSTQGGGSYTLSIVK
- the metE gene encoding 5-methyltetrahydropteroyltriglutamate--homocysteine S-methyltransferase, which encodes MITTHNLGFPRIGSHRELKFALESFWRGESSAKDLTDTGRQLRIRHWQHQSKLSFVPVGDFSFYDQVLDMSVMLGHLPARVQQSQGSALDKYFRIARGRTAGDSDCSCVRAGEMTKWFDTNYHYIVPEIDGDTAFSLDPERLLQQVKEAQAAGYRAKPVIIGPVTYLWLSKVKDDTDKLSLLSKLLPQYLALLNLLFEAGVSWVQIDEPILVTELDLDWQQALQQSYAALAASPANVLLATYFGALKDNLALAASLPVAGLHVDGLACGDEVDGLVQRLTNDQVLSVGVINGRNVWKTDLKQTLNWLQPIYQQLKGRLWLAPSCSLLHVPVDLSTEAAMDPTLRSWLAFAQQKLEELNLLAVALTDGEDKVARQLKENQLAIDSRRQSDLVHCDAVQRRLQGVNESDAERYSGYTARAAQQKKALDLPLFPTTTIGSFPQTAEIRAIRRQFKAGDLTEQDYKTKVQQEIAACVAEQEALGLDVFVHGEPERNDMVEYFGEQLSGYGFSKYGWVQSYGSRCVKPPIIYGDIARTQALTVDWTSYARSLTNKPMKGMLTGPVTMLNWSFVRDDQSREQTCRQLALAIRDEVQALEAAGVNIIQIDEAALREGLPLRRSEWQYYLDWAVGSFRLAANGVADSTQIHTHMCYSDFNDIMPAIAAMDADVITIETSRSDMVLLDAFDQFSYPNQIGPGVYDIHSPNVPSAEQMVELMQLAAERIPAERLWVNPDCGLKTRRWEEVKPALKNMVQAAEQLRESYAEAV
- a CDS encoding LysR family transcriptional regulator, encoding MLDRHHLNILRAIDQHGTLTEAAIQLCLTQSALTHAIKKLEQKTGVTLWQKHGRRLQLTEAGSYLLSLANRLLPQFEHAERTLQQFADGQRGSLRIGMECHPCYRWLLKVVSPYMQRWPDVDLDVRQEFQFGGISALFSHDIDLLITPDPIQRKGVLFSPVFEYEQVLVVHKDNPLSSVTQLTPEMLSDQTLITYPVAKERLDIFSQFLQPAQVMPKQHKTVETADIMLQMVAAGRAVSALPAWLFEETAQGLPIEAISIGQQGIHKQIAVGIRQSDADLTHLKSFVELARQTKR
- a CDS encoding M3 family metallopeptidase, whose protein sequence is MRTKLLTLAAAVAVAAGCSDVSEPKQPQSVDMPVEVAEQVAGVVESNPLMSISPLQYQAPQFDQIKNEHFKPALVAGMAEQLQEVDAIANNPEPATFDNTLVALEKTGALLNRASLVFYNLAGSSSNETIRAIQGELAPKMAAHRDDIYLNKALFKRVDALYQQRESLGLDAESLRLLEVYHRDFVMAGAQLNDAQQQQIRDLNEQEATLTNNFRQMLMAQRDETAVVVDSVDELAGLSEGQIAMLKAAADEKGLDGKYLIYITNTTRQPILTNMDNRALRERVWQASVNRGIAGENATYPLVQQLTALRAEKAKLLGFDTWADYRLAPAMAKTPQAVRDMFSSMVPKVAANVEREAEAIQQMIVAKGETFKLQPWDWAYYANQVRAERFALDESEVKAYFEFKSVLEQGVFFTMNKLFGVTFKPRPDLPVYHEDVLAYEVFDDDGSSLAIFYGDYFAREGKRGGAWMSAFVKQSGLLEAKPVIVNVMNIDKAAAGQPTLVSYDHATTMFHELGHGLHGMFSDVKYPSLSGTSVSRDFVEFPSTYQEDWAANPEVLANYARHYKTGEPMPKALLDKVLASRSFNQGYDTMEYMAAALLDMEWHSLAVDSKVEDVAAFEADALAKNGVKLDYVLPRYRSGYFSHAFPGGYSASYYAYMWSEILAADAFAYTQRSGGLNRASGDKFRKHVLSVGNSIDPMETYKAFRGEAPKTAALLERRGLL